In Zerene cesonia ecotype Mississippi chromosome 17, Zerene_cesonia_1.1, whole genome shotgun sequence, a single genomic region encodes these proteins:
- the LOC119833369 gene encoding pericentriolar material 1 protein, whose protein sequence is MAPGNKDRHPGHTGTIPKTKVRNNCNVPQEAVTPTRRDMASNLVTTSLDWVPVSEYNPRSNCNQSRKQTNNTSDQELADLDNSVSFESGFGRFVPVRPQPRALPLTVQNRDHLSGEREHIPDDASSSGSHSLHPYAHQLQNGLIPHSNHAAAAVMIVNPTTPNTCAGNMSQSYNTPNQNRKNLTRNLNSNRNTFEGNNNSNNNTASASSNSRSGTKAVNLMNNMYDQGQGGFSNINENNHVHRESARALGEAIVAACPDAASVERRLGQIREYIRVTSSLVDTMRNSEDEAFIEHTKEEYDELIEMIMKLKESEKKLESLLLEKTSDTLDAMSDDKQQPNNNIDDNNNESEEHLDKSPDTDINTQDKPSNVKSPNEGNIPGNSNNHLKKVTNIENEQLNRTLSVNKNIDEASVGQPHINDNEDIAKPDQTGVEIKEIESIPCTECDNDDDRKDDATLNEILKKNIISCAEKMALIEEMKNMTKDANNNEEKAVQDVVVRPVSVQSNGSVYSENELWQNEIKNKMEMSQMRLSALKQQQKRLIKYQEEAKQQLEELNKERQNQEMHHASTSHDNFGGSQNLSVNANYIHPNRMYATNQIGVATTLPQTSDHQGHANNMDTDHGRSTHSAQSDDRYLMRDGNIACSEEAAGGGRDSEVEDDEGILHERGRMLQLKLRELQMKKQHMENLVTEFQKLQMATRIEPSHNTYSSSGEDSGEDEPSRKCNKQGVNLKNEDPFKLMEIKAIKTALQKTKDLMRSVETFEADHLCSVPDESFHMPSHSNNIHDNKSECDVSVGGWSEGSLCRVQNPLPHRHKLTNEHSAQRHAPQQIQGHEANINSLQELAQELRMETEKIMGERARIKDLVTNKVLETLRTDRYRSGDRNYRIIKYIICSIQVRSATTEAPKVKPDSRAASVANQSYTSEPEEPESRSEHIQMDSQNSRETENFRGGGDSALGSRSVNTAPSQLASAYCSDTDSVSRGKSNQRNRARRRPTQERHPEEHNIPQQNNVSARHEPRPEASNVNMTPPVTQSSEHIGNMPYPHLPPPCWNSKSNQDMRTNQFTQNSHSQTMERLLGTPQMSFPPTMPFNMMLPYGGMMCGGCACGCACGAWGAWCWQQLLLHQRDIHHLREQLAHLEERWRAETASHTLNNQVPPGNRANNYWDNFRSYSRQNLLSTNSKTNADGHLGAGPAPPHPLVERSHNTLHHTSSSTSPSVTPKRNTNAASSQSVAAPHQPHADDAPNRHSRRNVAYERSLSFSSAPDVLNVNQNNEEAVPTPRNLDESANANHRQEAAANAFRNLNITNPIPEIIQSHSNNLNATTNSKKKSSAKLPSKNSANRRNYNMLDFSQTSNINIASTSEASSPNPNLASTSREVQDKATSKLFDLLRESIYSEVTTLIGVNESHPDFLIQLFKELKYISSDQLRQKVLQSIRNILSQYSPVEENQNGDALQDDYNNEAVTTTSESATYHGCMMQNGCSSTVQIDNRIVRFLLLKSEEVFTQALLESLANIIVNNPADTRNIKKLLESLLKYEGMRVCDVSSDIIENLTVLMGTNHDGEESTHRNSEMSEPSILQDVAGSLNLFRSSETQLHQINGCPYDMWPGHVHMEIDSNDINDNNQERKSDLISCSEMHNGDLAEADQTCHSDVGDNVSRENDDGGNAEALPDVVDTEEVTPTEAEAEWLGLDRVPTRLHMEELSEK, encoded by the exons ATGGCTCCTGGTAATAAAGATCGACATCCAGGTCACACGGGTACAATCCCGAAAACCAAAGTGCGCAACAATTGTAATGTGCCCCAGGAGGCAGTGACACCTACAAGACGAGATATGGCATCGAATTTAGTGACG ACCTCTTTAGATTGGGTGCCAGTGTCAGAATACAATCCAAGAAGTAATTGTAACCAGTCCCGGAAGCAGACCAACAATACATCAGACCAGGAATTAGCTGATCTCG ATAATTCAGTTTCCTTCGAGAGTGGATTTGGAAGATTTGTTCCTGTAAGGCCACAACCAAGGGCTCTCCCCTTAACTGTGCAGAATCGGGATCATCTTTCTGGGGAACGGGAACATATTCCTGATGATGCAAGTTCATCTGGCTCACATTCGTTACATCCATATGCCCATCAATTGCAaaatg gatTAATTCCACACTCAAATCATGCTGCAGCTGCTGTTATGATTGTGAACCCTACCACACCAAACACTTGTGCAGGGAATATGTCACAGTCATACaat acTCCAAATCAAAACAGGAAGAATTTGACAAGAAATCTTAACTCAAATCGTAATACTTTTGAAGGCAATAATAATTCCAACAATAATACAGCCTCGGCCAGCTCAAATAGTAGATCAGGCACAAAGGCTGTCAATTTGATGAATAACATGTATGATCAAGGGCAAGGAGGTTTTAGCAACATAAACGAAAATAATCAT GTACATAGAGAATCTGCAAGAGCATTGGGCGAAGCAATTGTTGCTGCCTGCCCTGATGCTGCATCTGTTGAAAGAAGACTTGGACAAATAAGGGAATATATAAGAGTAACATCATCTCTAGTGGACACTATGCGTAATTCTGAAGATGAG GCTTTTATTGAACACACTAAAGAAGAGTATGATGAACTTATTgaaatgataatgaaattaaaagaaagtgaaaaaaaattagaatcaCTTCTTTTAGAAAAAACTTCGGACACATTAGATGCTATGAGTGATGACAAACAGCAAccaaacaataatattgatgacaataataatgaaagtgAAGAGCATCTTGATAAAAGTCCAGACACTGATATTAATACTCAAGACAAACCTAGCAATGTAAAGAGTCCTAATGAAGGGAACATACCTGGTAACAGTAACAATCATTTGAAGAAAGTAACCAACATAGAGAATGAACAACTCAACAGAACACTttctgttaataaaaatattgatgaagCTTCAGTTGGTCAACCACATATTAATGACAATGAAGACATTGCGAAACCTGACCAAACTGgtgtagaaataaaagaaatagaatCTATACCATGCACTGAAtgtgataatgatgatgataggaAAGATGATGCAACactgaatgaaattttaaaaaagaatataatttcatgTGCAGAGAAAATGGCTCTGATtgaagaaatgaaaaatatgactAAAGATGCAAATAACAATGAAGAGAAGGCTGTG CAAGATGTTGTGGTGCGACCTGTATCGGTCCAGAGCAATGGATCTGTATACAGTGAAAATGAACTGTggcaaaatgaaataaaaaataaaatggaaatgtCTCAGATGCGATTGTCAGCTTTGAAGCAACAACAGAAGAGATTGATCAAGTATCAg GAAGAAGCTAAACAGCAATTGGAAGAATTAAATAAGGAAAGGCAAAATCAAGAAATGCATCACGCATCAACTTCCCATGACAACTTTGGAGGTTCAcag AATCTCTCCGTCAACGCGAACTATATTCATCCGAACCGTATGTACGCAACAAATCAAATCGGGGTTGCGACCACGTTGCCGCAAACGTCAGATCACCAAGGCCACGCGAACAACATGGACACTGACCACGGCCGCTCCACGCACTCGGCGCAGAGTGACGACAGATATCTCATGAGGGATGGCAATATTGCTTGCAGTGAG GAAGCAGCCGGTGGTGGGCGCGATAGTGAAGTGGAAGATGACGAGGGAATACTTCACGAGCGTGGGCGAATGCTGCAGCTCAAACTGCGGGAGTTACAGATGAAGAAACAACATATGGAAAATCTg GTGACCGAATTCCAAAAACTACAAATGGCGACTCGTATCGAGCCATCCCATAATACTTACTCCAGTTCGGGTGAAGATAGTGGTGAAGATGAACCGTCtcgaaaat GTAACAAGCAGGGTGTCAATCTTAAGAATGAAGATCCCTTTAAGTTGATGGAAATTAAAGCTATTAAGACTGCTCTACAAAAAACTAAAG ATCTCATGCGATCAGTGGAAACTTTTGAGGCTGATCATTTATGTTCAGTTCCTGATGAGTCTTTCCACATGCCCTCACATTCAAATAACATTCATGATAA CAAATCAGAATGTGATGTGAGCGTGGGAGGGTGGTCAGAAGGAAGCTTGTGCCGGGTGCAGAACCCGCTACCACACAGACATAAGCTAACTAATGAGCACTCGGCGCAACGGCATGCCCCACAACAAATACAAG gtcACGAGGCAAACATTAACTCGCTACAAGAGTTGGCGCAGGAATTGCGTATGGAGACTGAAAAAATAATGGGTGAAAGAGCGCGCATCAAAGATTTAGTTACTAATaaag TATTAGAAACACTGCGAAC AGATCGATATCGAAGTGGAGATcgaaattatagaataattaaatatattatctgttcAATACAGGTAAGAAGTGCTACTACGGAGGCGCCGAAAGTAAAACCTGATTCTCGAGCAGCTTCCGTCGCCAATCAGTCTTATACTAg tgaaCCAGAGGAACCTGAGTCTCGCTCAGAACATATACAAATGGATTCACAAAACTCCAGAGAAACTGAAAACTTCCGG GGTGGAGGTGATAGTGCACTCGGCAGTCGGTCTGTGAACACAGCGCCGTCTCAACTTGCGAGCGCATACTGTAGCGATACTGATag tgTGTCACGGGGTAAATCGAACCAGCGCAATCGCGCCCGCCGTCGGCCTACACAAGAACGCCATCCTGAAGAGCacaat ATCCCGCAACAAAATAATGTGTCTGCGCGACACGAGCCTCGGCCCGAAGCCTCGAATGTCAACATGACTCCACCTGTCACGCAAAGCA GCGAACACATTGGTAACATGCCGTATCCACACTTGCCTCCGCCCTGCTGGAATTCCAAATCAAATCAG GACATGCGAACAAATCAGTTCACTCAAAACAGTCATTCGCAGACAATGGAGCGTCTGTTGGGAACGCCTCAGATGTCTTTCCCGCCTACTATGCCGTTTAATATGATGCTACCTTATGGCG GTATGATGTGCGGCGGGTGCGCGTGCGGGTGCGCGTGCGGCGCGTGGGGCGCGTGGTGCTGGCAGCAGCTGCTGCTGCACCAGCGCGACATCCACCATCTGCGGGAGCAGCTCGCGCAC TTAGAAGAACGTTGGCGTGCAGAAACGGCATCTCACACATTGAACAATCAGGTCCCACCCGGGAATCGGGCTAACAACTATTGGGACAACTTTAGAAG TTATTCTCGTCAAAACCTCCTCTCGACCAACAGCAAGACGAACGCGGACGGGCACCTGGGCGCGGGCCCGGCGCCGCCGCACCCGCTGGTGGAGCGCTCCCACAACACGCTGCACCACACCTCCTCCTCCACCTCGCCGTCCGTCACGCCCAAGCGCAACACCAACGCCGCCAGCTCGCAGAGCGTCGCCGCCCCGCACCAGCCCCACGCGGACGACGCGCCCAACCGACACTCCAGGAGAAACGTCGCGTACGAAAGGTCTCTCTCCTTCTCCTCCGCTCCCGACGTCTTGAACGTCAACCAGAACAACGAAGAGGCCGTTCCCACCCCCCGCAACCTAGACGAGAGCGCTAACGCCAACCATAGACAAGAAGCTGCCGCTAATGCTTTCAGAAATCTCAACATTACCAACCCGATACCGGAAATAATCCAATCTCATTCCAATAATCTCAACGCGACTACTAACAGTAAGAAAAAGTCTTCAGCGAAATTGCCGTCTAAGAATTCCGCCAACAGGAGGAATTATAATATGCTAGATTTCTCTCAAACcagtaacataaatatagcTAGTACTTCCGAGGCATCTAGTCCAAATCCCAACTTGGCGTCCACGAGTCGCGAAGTGCAAGATAAAGCGACGTCAAAACTTTTTGACTTGCTCAGAGAGAGCATATATTCGGAGGTGACGACGCTTATAGGCGTGAATGAATCTCATCCTGACTTCCTGATACAACTATTCAAggaacttaaatatattagttcGGACCAATTACGACAAAAGGTTTTGCAATCTATTCGTAATATACTTTCCCAATACAGCCCAGTCGAAGAGAACCAAAATGGTGACGCTTTACAAGATGACTACAATAATGAAGCAGTTACAACCACTTCCGAAAGTGCAACCTATCATGGGTGTATGATGCAAAATGGATGCTCTAGTACCGTTCAAATAGATAACAGGATCGTTCGCTTTTTACTCCTCAAGAGCGAGGAGGTATTTACTCAAGCTCTCTTAGAATCCTTAGCtaacattattgttaataatccTGCCGATACTAGGAATATTAAGAAACTTCTAGAATCCCTTTTGAAATACGAAGGTATGAGGGTATGCGATGTTTCGAGCGATATAATAGAAAACTTGACAGTATTGATGGGAACTAATCACGACGGTGAAGAATCGACACATCGCAATAGTGAAATGTCGGAACCCTCTATTTTGCAAGACGTCGCTGGATCCTTGAATTTGTTCAGATCGAGTGAAACTCAATTGCATCAAATAAATGGATGTCCTTACGATATGTGGCCGGGGCACGTCCACATGGAAATAGATTCGAATGATATTAATGACAACAATCAAGAGAGAAAATCTGATCTAATATCTTGTTCAGAGATGCATAACGGCGATTTAGCTGAGGCCGATCAAACTTGCCACTCGGACGTCGGAGATAACGTTTCGAGAGAAAATGATGATGGCGGGAATGCCGAAGCGTTACCTGACGTCGTGGACACTGAGGAAGTCACCCCTACAGAG GCTGAAGCAGAATGGCTCGGACTTGACCGTGTGCCAACAAGGCTGCATATGGAAGAATTATCTGAAAAATAG
- the LOC119833671 gene encoding uncharacterized protein LOC119833671 isoform X1, which yields MPASSIDLYHMHDAKNNFDAIRPAPVYCSESNYFMGPCRNVHISTNCYYGYHDPSKRSNNEYENTDTEMLDVTTKVLNTTKSSLNLIENNARKRSADDSISPATKRLRQEVQTMKSNEPETNENMKLDSSSEDLLETLYWHLHGGNFYQCV from the exons atgccTGCCAGCAGTATTGATCTGTATCATATGCACGAtgccaaaaataattttgacgCCATAAGGCCAGCACCCGTATATTGCAgtgaatcaaattattttatgggcCCTTGTCGAAATGTACACATATCAACAAATTGCTATTATGGTTACCACGACCCCAGTAAAAGATCTAACaatgaatatgaaaatacAGACACAGAAATGCTCGACGTGACAACcaaagttttaaatacaacGAAATCATCGCTAAATCTAATAGAAAACAACGCAAGAAAACGGAGTGCTGATGACAGCATAAGCCCGGCAACAAAACGCCTTCGTCAAG AAGTACAAACAATGAAAAGTAATGAACCTGAGACAAACGAGAATATGAAATTGGATTCAAGTTCAGAAGATTTACTGGAGACTCTTTATTGGCATTTACATGGCGGGAACTTTTATCAGTGTGTgtga
- the LOC119833368 gene encoding zinc transporter 9-like, giving the protein MIPFAASAFCRSVGRRYVQIKSISPLYFNASRIICGKVQVTIACNRKTSRFLHISAYVNSKSETRNSQEQQVKENNPQKDSGNAVKKKDLNNITVKTETDDDNRVTKVTIERSKDSSSASASSQAVAQPTKKRLLIDFSASYTERNFITPMRAMTEYLLKQSDLESLPKVLRRSPYESEPPITVYYRKDVEAKAIEVWGSKESLEKELLRRELDRRRYEQDVFTVKRRLRNYRREMGHKRLKHGVEEMGLKTVSGRVVLTAVGINGCNFLFKLCAWLYTGSHSLFSECIHSLADTVNQLILAYGIHKSVQIES; this is encoded by the exons ATGATACCTTTTGCAGCTTCAGCTTTCTGCAGAAGTGTAGGCAGGCGATATGTTCagattaaaagtatttcaCCGTTATATTTCAACGCTTCTAGAATAATTTGTGGAAAAGTTCAAGTAACCATAGCCTGTAACCGAAAAACTAGTAGATTTTTGCACATATCTGCCTACGTCAATAGTAAAAGTGAAACAAGAAATTCACAGGAGCAAcaagtaaaagaaaataaccCCCAGAAGGACTCTGGAAATGCAGTTAAAAAGAaggatttaaataacataactgTAAAGACTGaaactgatgatgataatagaGTAACTAAAGTGACTATAGAGAGGTCGAAAGATTCGTCATCTGCTAGTGCATCTAGTCAAGCTGTTGCACAACCga CCAAGAAAAGACtacttattgatttttctGCATCTTATACTGAAAGGAACTTCATAACACCAATGCGTGCAATGACAGAATACTTATTGAAGCAGTCTGATCTAGAATCTTTGCCTAAAGTGCTTCGTCGTTCTCCATATGAATCAGAGCCACCTATTACTGTTTATTACAGAAAAGACGTGGAAGCTAAGGCTATTGAA GTTTGGGGGTCAAAAGAAAGTCTAGAAAAAGAACTTCTAAGAAGAGAATTAGATAGGAGGAGATATGAGCAAG ATGTATTTACTGTTAAGAGAAGGCTGAGGAATTACAGGAGAGAAATGGGTCACAAACGTCTTAAACATGGAGTAGAAGAGATGGGCTTAAAAACAGTTTCAGGAAGAGTTGTGCTTACTGCAGTgggaat CAATGGgtgtaattttctttttaaactatGTGCCTGGCTGTACACCGGATCACATAGTTTATTTTCGGAATGTATTCATTCACTAGCAGACACTGTCAATCAGTTGATTCTAGCATATGGAATACATAAATCTGTTCAG ataGAATCCTAA
- the LOC119833671 gene encoding uncharacterized protein LOC119833671 isoform X2 — translation MPASSIDLYHMHDAKNNFDAIRPAPVYCSESNYFMGPCRNVHISTNCYYGYHDPSKRSNNEYENTDTEMLDVTTKVLNTTKSSLNLIENNARKRSADDSISPATKRLRQEVMVPTTSNFNPCLLRPTHNNPDISRCLMVHMI, via the exons atgccTGCCAGCAGTATTGATCTGTATCATATGCACGAtgccaaaaataattttgacgCCATAAGGCCAGCACCCGTATATTGCAgtgaatcaaattattttatgggcCCTTGTCGAAATGTACACATATCAACAAATTGCTATTATGGTTACCACGACCCCAGTAAAAGATCTAACaatgaatatgaaaatacAGACACAGAAATGCTCGACGTGACAACcaaagttttaaatacaacGAAATCATCGCTAAATCTAATAGAAAACAACGCAAGAAAACGGAGTGCTGATGACAGCATAAGCCCGGCAACAAAACGCCTTCGTCAAG AGGTTATGGTGCCAACAACTTCCAACTTCAACCCATGTTTACTGCGTCCAACTCACAACAATCCAGATATTTCTCGTTGTCTCATGGTCCATATGATATag